ctgacacatagtaggcgctcaataaatgtttgctaaacaacaacaacaaatgagtgaactaacaaacaaacaaacaaatgaacagatgAGTGGATGCCTGTGACAGTTTCCAGGACAAACATAAACGGTTAAGCAAAGCCAGCAAGCAGACAGCCGTGCAGCCTGCAGAGGGCACTAGTCTGCTTCTTAATCTCCCTGCAGAATCCTCAGGGCCAGGTACCTGCTGTCAGTCAGAGAGGTGCCCGATGCTCAGTGGTCATTCTGCTGCGCTGAAGATTAAGTAGGAGTTGTTTGCCCTTGGCCAATATAAAAAACCTGAGTGTTCTCCCTTCACTTCTAGCGACAAGTAACACATCCCCTGTCTTGCCATGAAAAGAGCTGTAACTGTAGCAACCGGTGGCAAGTTTTCTGTTCCCAGGTGGGGAAGTGAGGAGAGACAAACAGAGGGGTGAGAGGGAGACAGAAGGAAGACAGCTGGTAAGAGACCCTATGgtgtatttttttgtatgtaaACAAGATAAAAACTGCTCCTCCTGGAACAGCAAAGTTCTCCGTATGTCTCCAAGCTACGAACTTGCATGCTAGCTACTAACTAGctactctccctctctctctcttcccccttctctctttctgtgtgtatgtctctctctctgtctcttcctccacCCTCTCTCACTATCTGTCTCTCTACCCTCCCCATCCTTTTATTCTAGAGGAGAATAAACTCTAAGTCCAGATTGAATGAGCATCCAAAAGAAGTACCTGGAGGGAGATTTTGTCTTTCCTGTGAGCAGCAGCAGCTTCCTACAGACCCTGCTGGAGCCCCAGCTCGGATCAGCCCTTCTGTCAGCAATGAATGCTTCGTGCTGCCTGCCCTCTGTTCAGCCAACACTGCCTAATGGCTCCGAGCACCTCCAAGCCCCTTTCTTCAGCAACCAGAGCAGCAGCGCGTTCTGTGAGCAGGTCTTCATCAAGTCCGAGGTTTTCCTGGCCCTGGGCATCGTCAGTCTGCTGGAAAACATCCTGGTTATCCTGGCCGTAGTCAGGAACGGCAACCTGCACTCCCCGATGTACTTCTTTCTCTGCAGCCTGGCGGTGGCCGACATGCTGGTAAGTGTGTCCAATGCCCTGGAGACCATCATGATCGCCATCGTCCACAGCGACTACCTGACCTTCGAGGACCAGTTTATCCAGCACATGGACAACATCTTCGACTCCATGATCTGCATCTCCCTGGTGGCCTCCATCTGCAACCTCCTGGCCATCGCCGTCGACAGGTACGTCACCATCTTTTACGCGCTCCGCTACCACAGCATCATGACCGTGAGGAAGGCCCTCACCTTGATCGTGGCCATCTGGGTCTGCTGCGGCGTCTGTGGCGTGGTGTTCATCGTCTACTCGGAGAGCAAGATGGTCATTGTGTGCCTCATCACCATGTTCTTCGCCATGATGCTCCTCATGGGCACCCTCTACGTACACATGTTCCTCTTTGCGCGGCTGCACGTCAAGCGCATAGCAGCACTGCCACCTGCCGACGGGGTGGCCCCACAGCAACACTCATGCATGAAGGGGGcagtcaccatcaccatcctcctGGGCGTGTTCATCTTCTGCTGGGCCCCTTTCTTCCTCCACCTGGTCCTCATCATCACCTGCCCCACCAACCCCTACTGCATCTGCTACACTGCCCACTTCAACACCTACCTGGTCCTCATCATGTGCAACTCCATCATCGACCCGCTCATCTACGCCTTCCGGAGCCTGGAATTGCGCAACACCTTTAAGGAGCTTCTCTGTGGCTGCAACGGCATGAACTTGGGCTAGGATGCAGGGCCATGCAAATGATCATCAGTCGGGTCACTTTTGACCCTCCATCCACCCAAGatgtttagaaagaaaaaaatatatacttagaagatacaaaaatgtGTTAACAGCCATGATTGTACTTGTCATTTAAGTTTACAAAGCCTTTTAAAGGGGAAAATGGTGAACAACAGAGTCTCTGAAAGGATTCCAAGATGGGTAAGTCACAAACTCTGATTTCCCAAATAGTCACTGGGAGAAATCAGCGAAGTCTTCTCTGCGTGCTCTCTGCACTCATTTCCAAACACCCAGGGTGTGCGATGCCTGTCTGCTCATCTGCTCCACACCCACGTCTTCACGCTCCAGGCCAGACCAGACTGAAGGATTCTCATGAACAATAAGGGTGGTTCAGGTCTCTTGCAAGCAAACCTGTTACAGCTACGACCTCCTGCTGCCAGCTACACAGATAGATAGCTTTGCACTTATAACTCCGTAGGAGACTGAGTTCTACTCTATTATTCTATTTACAGTTAGACAATTGTCTCTTTGTGAAAGGAGCAATGCTATGccattttccccttttcttaCCCCCATATCCCTTCAGTTGTCCCCACCCCCAAAGGTAGCATGAGGATGTAACCCActtctatttttctgttgttgtgttggtgtttgttgttgttttgtttttatggattAAGTCTAAGACAACCTTCAAACTAACTCtaacaaaagagagaaagtgcTTTGGACAATCAGAATATATTTGTGTACTTGTATTTTGATACCTTGCTATTTTAAGGTATaaattactctttttaaaataacttctttttttctctcatttactgTTAGCCtttaaaacaagaaaggaaatcatGGGTTGgagtacgtgtgtatgtgtgtgtgtgtgtgtgtgtgtgtatatatatatatatatatatcacaagaAATTGCTTTACTGTAACTTAAGATAGTTTGAGAAACCGTAGAACCACTGTGTGACTTTCTTGGGAGCCCTTGTTTCTGCTTATAGTAATTGCATCTCTATCACAGGACTTCTTCAATATTATCTATGAAAGAGaaagtttttttgttcttttccctttttgcttGGCATTGTGTTAAAGTTGAATGACCCTGTTATCAATGTCTATACCTTATCAAGTACAGGAATTCATTCCTGGGAGCAAAGGGTGAGATTGGCTGACTAGTGCTGGCATTGTCAGATCCTTTTCTGCCCAAGATAACTTCAATTTGTGCTTTCTGGCTGTCCCTATATCTCCCCGTCACAAATTCTTATATTAAGCTGTGTCTTGGGGTGCAATTGTGTGTTTCTCTTGTGCTAGCATATACTGGGGTTCTTTAATACTTGAAGATTTTCTGCTAATATAAGCAAAACCATTCCTTTCTTGCTTTatgatatttagaaataataaaaagcttttatGGCTGCTAAACGTGTGTTACATTGAAATACACCACCTGGAATCATTCTGGTGACTCCTGCACATGGCCATGGTATGTTTCACTGCAATTCAGTGATGACTTTGTAAGTGGCATAAACAGCTCCACTGATCACAGTGCTAGTCTTTTCTAGGGCAATGCCTTTTAGCCAAACTACAAAACTCTCCCATTTAGTTTCAAAAAATACCAGGTTTGTGGTTCCCAGGCCACTGTCATTCTCCATTATTTTAATCAAGACACTAAATTACAGGACTTTCCATGGCCGCTTAGTGGGTAAATGTAGAGAATGGGGAATCTAATTACTTGAAAGTGATATGAATAGCTATAGGGATTATGATGTCTTTTTTCTATgtaaacaagataaaaataactTACTTTTCACTCTTATATCAGTtttcacattatttcattttatcccgTTAGCAAACCTCTAAAATAGGTaagtcattttacaaatgaagaaatttagTCTTGGAGGGGTGATATGGTTGTCTGGGAACACCCACCTAGTTAGGGTCATGGTATATTCTGCATCCTGGGGCTGATGTCCTTTTGCACCAATATGCTGTTGCCAGCAGGTTTTCATCATCAAAGCTGGTCCCCCTCTCCTCCCTGTAGGTTTTAGTTTGCAGGG
The Pongo pygmaeus isolate AG05252 chromosome 21, NHGRI_mPonPyg2-v2.0_pri, whole genome shotgun sequence DNA segment above includes these coding regions:
- the MC3R gene encoding melanocortin receptor 3; this translates as MSIQKKYLEGDFVFPVSSSSFLQTLLEPQLGSALLSAMNASCCLPSVQPTLPNGSEHLQAPFFSNQSSSAFCEQVFIKSEVFLALGIVSLLENILVILAVVRNGNLHSPMYFFLCSLAVADMLVSVSNALETIMIAIVHSDYLTFEDQFIQHMDNIFDSMICISLVASICNLLAIAVDRYVTIFYALRYHSIMTVRKALTLIVAIWVCCGVCGVVFIVYSESKMVIVCLITMFFAMMLLMGTLYVHMFLFARLHVKRIAALPPADGVAPQQHSCMKGAVTITILLGVFIFCWAPFFLHLVLIITCPTNPYCICYTAHFNTYLVLIMCNSIIDPLIYAFRSLELRNTFKELLCGCNGMNLG